Proteins encoded within one genomic window of Lynx canadensis isolate LIC74 chromosome B2, mLynCan4.pri.v2, whole genome shotgun sequence:
- the MED20 gene encoding mediator of RNA polymerase II transcription subunit 20 gives MGVTCVSQMPVAEGKSVQQTVELLTRKLEMLGAEKQGTFCVDCETYHTAASTLGSQGQAGKLMYVMHNSEYPLSCFALFENGPCLIADTNFDVLMVKLKGFFQSAKASKIETRGTRYQYCDFLVKVGTVTMGPSARGISVEVEYGPCVVASDCWNLLLEFLQSFLGSHTPGAPAVFGNRHDAVYGPADTMAQYMELFNKIRKQQQVPVAGIR, from the exons ATGGGAGTGACTTG TGTGTCCCAGATGCCTGTGGCTGAGGGCAAGAGTGTCCAGCAGACCGTGGAGCTCCTCACCCGGAAACTGGAGATGCTTGGGGCAGAGAAACAAGGAACATTTTGTGTGGATTGTGAGACCTACCACACAGCCGCCTCCACTCTTGGCAGCCAAG GTCAGGCTGGGAAGCTGATGTACGTGATGCACAACTCAGAGTACCCTTTGAGCTGCTTCGCCCTCTTTGAGAATGGCCCTTGCCTCATTGCTGACACCAACTTCGATGTGCTCATGGTGAAGCTCAAGGGCTTTTTCCAGAGTGCCAAGGCTAGCAAGATTGAGACCCGGGGTACCCGTTACCAGTACTGTGACTTCCTAGTGAAGGTGGGCACAGTTACCATGGGGCCCAGTGCCCGAGGCATCTCCGTAGAG GTAGAGTATGGCCCCTGTGTGGTAGCTAGTGACTGCTGGAACCTGCTGCTCGAGTTTCTACAGAGTTTTCTAGGCAGCCACACACCAGGGGCTCCTGCAGTGTTTGGGAACAGACACGATGCCGTCTACGGCCCGGCAGACACCATGGCCCAGTACATGGAACTCTTCAACAAGATCCGCAAGCAGCAGCAGGTGCCCGTGGCTGGCATTCGCTAG